From the genome of Deferribacteraceae bacterium V6Fe1:
CAAAGTCCACAAGCATATTTTCAAGAATATTTTTTTCATCCGGAATCATTTCATATCGCACAAATGAAAGCTCAAAATTTTTATTTAGAAAATCGATTATCTCTTTGCCTGTAATATCTTCTCTTTCCCCTTTACTCCCTTTGTCACTTAATGTTATGACAGCGGCAGTAAACCCTTTTTTGGGGAGTATCTCTATTTTGTCACCCACTTTTATTTCTCCGCTCCCTTTAACTGTAGCAAATATACCTTCTTTGGGCATTATGCAGTCGCCCGCCTGATAATATATCGCACATCTGTGGTGACATATTTTACCTTTTTGTGAAATTGTAAATTCTATATTATTTATCAAAATTTTTGAGCCAACTTTAAGTGAACAAAGGTCGACACCTTCTGTGGTGATATTTTCAGCAAAGTCGCCACTTTTAACATTTAATCCGAGCTTTACCATTTTTTCTATACTTTCTTTTGCAAGAAAGCTTATCTGTCTATGCCATTTACCTGCGTGGGCATCACCTTCAATACCAAAATCATCCAATACTTTTGCAAAGTCAACGTTACTCTTTTTTATCCCTTTTTTTTCGCTGACTGATATAGAATAAATTTTACTCATAAATACCCCTTTGCTTTTTCTGAAAATTATACAATTTATCTCTTTATGTCAATAAACATAAAATACAGTTAGCTACAGACAATTTATATTTAACAATACTATAAAAGTTTTATATTGATTTTCGTTATATTTTAGAATATATATCGAATTATGGTTAATAAATCAAAATCGTATAAAATTCTTGGCAGGCTGTGGATTAAAGGGGAAAAGGGGACTTTTTTAGGCCATGGAAGGATTATTTTGTTGGAAAAGATTGATGAGTATGGTTCCATTTCCGAAGCAGCGAGGGCACTTGATATGTCTTACAAGCATGCATGGGATTTGATAAAATTTATGAATAATGAAGCAAAATTGCCTGTCGTAGAGACAACAAAGGGTGGGAAAGGGGGCGGCGGCGCCAAGATTACCGATTATGGTAAAAAGTGTATAACTTATTATTGGGAATTGCAAAAAAGGTTTGAAGATTTTTTGAAGAAAGAAACGGAGATATTTAACGAATAATTTTTTTGCATAGCGATATATTTTAAAATATATTACGACTATGTTGCGTAGGAGGAGTATATGAAAAAGGTATTTTTTGCATTCGTAGTGGCGGCTTTTCTGCTGACTGGAGTTGCTAAGGCAGAAGAAAGACTTTTGATATTTGCCGGCGCTGCATCAAAACCGCCCACAGAGGAAGTGGCAAAACTTTTTAGTGAAAAATACGATGTAAAAGTTGAAACAATTTTTGGGGGCTCGGGGTATGTTTTATCTCAAATGATACTTGGCAAGACAGGGGATTTATACTTTCCGGGGTCTTCGGATTTTATGGAAGTGGCAAAAAGAAAAGGGGTGGTTTTCCCCGAAACAGAAAAATATGTAGTTTATCTTGTAAATGCCATTAATGTTCAAAAAGGGAATCCTAAGAATATAAAAACTCTAAAAGATT
Proteins encoded in this window:
- a CDS encoding molybdenum cofactor biosynthesis protein, translated to MSKIYSISVSEKKGIKKSNVDFAKVLDDFGIEGDAHAGKWHRQISFLAKESIEKMVKLGLNVKSGDFAENITTEGVDLCSLKVGSKILINNIEFTISQKGKICHHRCAIYYQAGDCIMPKEGIFATVKGSGEIKVGDKIEILPKKGFTAAVITLSDKGSKGEREDITGKEIIDFLNKNFELSFVRYEMIPDEKNILENMLVDFADMQEFDLIITNGSTGISPRDIAPDVTEKIIHKRLPGFEEAMRMESFKKTKHAIVSRAVCGTRNNSLIINLPGSPKGAIENLEVIYEAIPHTIKKLQGDKSDCAVK
- a CDS encoding LysR family transcriptional regulator, which encodes MVNKSKSYKILGRLWIKGEKGTFLGHGRIILLEKIDEYGSISEAARALDMSYKHAWDLIKFMNNEAKLPVVETTKGGKGGGGAKITDYGKKCITYYWELQKRFEDFLKKETEIFNE